The nucleotide sequence GAAAGTCTAGGTTGTTCAAGGGCTAGGGCGTCCGGCGACGCAGCGTCGCCGCGCCGAGCACCAGCGCGGCCAGGGCGCACGCCCCGACGATGATCAGGTTCCGGAGCAGCGTCGCGTCCACGGTGCCCGACGTGGTGACCCGCGTGAGCGCTTCGACGGCGTACGAAAGCGGCATCACGTTCGAAAGCCAGTTCAGGAGCCAGCCCATTTCCCCGCGCGGAACGAACAGCCCGCACAGCAGGATCTGCGGCAGCACGAACAGCGGCATGAACTGCACCGCCTGGAACTCCGTCCGCGCGAACGCGCTCACGAACAGGCCGAGCGCCATCCCGAGAAGGGCGTCGAGGACGGCGATGAGCAGCAGCATCCCGATCGAGCCCGCGATGTCGAGGCCCAGCCAGGCGAGGGAGACCCCGGCGGCGACGCCGACCTGTACGACCGCGATCGAACCGAACGCGATCGCGTAACCGAAGAGCAGGTCCATCCTGCCGATGGGCAGGGTCATCAGTCGTTCCAGGGTCGCCGTGGTGCGCTCG is from Amycolatopsis lurida and encodes:
- a CDS encoding ABC transporter permease; amino-acid sequence: MNPSLTLATARRILLQLRHDPRTVAMLIVVPSLLMVLLRFVFNSEAVFSRVAPALLGVFPFLIMFLITSITTLRERTTATLERLMTLPIGRMDLLFGYAIAFGSIAVVQVGVAAGVSLAWLGLDIAGSIGMLLLIAVLDALLGMALGLFVSAFARTEFQAVQFMPLFVLPQILLCGLFVPRGEMGWLLNWLSNVMPLSYAVEALTRVTTSGTVDATLLRNLIIVGACALAALVLGAATLRRRTP